A single window of Malus sylvestris chromosome 5, drMalSylv7.2, whole genome shotgun sequence DNA harbors:
- the LOC126620889 gene encoding probable E3 ubiquitin ligase SUD1 — MEIAPAPPPSADRDITIDTGKTSSSQENEASAAAAAAATTTLSSSASSVAVKYDDEEEEEDVCRICRNPGDADNPLRYPCACSGSIKFVHQDCLLQWLNHSNARQCEVCKHAFSFSPVYAENAPARLPFQEFVVGMAMKTCHVLQFFLRLSFVLSVWLLIIPFITFWIWRLAFVRSFGEAQRLFLSHLSTTVILTDCLHGFLLSASIVFIFLGATSLRDYFRHLRELGGQDADREDEGERNGARAARRAPGQANRNFVGDVNGEDAAGAQGIAGAGQMIRRNAENVAARWEMQAARLEAHVEQMFDGLDDADGAEDVPFDELVGMQGPVFHLVENAFTVLASNMIFLGVVIFVPFSIGRIILYHLSWLFSTATRPVLSTVMPLTESALSLANVTLKNALTAVTNVSSESQQSGMVGQVEETLKANMSGLNEVANNISSPLSADFLKGATLGTSRLSDVTTLAIGYMFIFSLVFFYLGIVALIRYTRGEPLTLGRFYGIASMAETIPSLFRQFLAAMRHLMTMIKVAFLLVIELGVFPLMCGWWLDVCTIRMFGKSMSHRVQFFSASPLASSLVHWVVGIVYMLQISIFVSLLRGVLRNGVLYFLRDPADPNYNPFRDLIDDPVHKHARRVLLSVAVYGSLIVMLVFLPVKLAMRMAPSIFPLDISVSDPFTEIPADMLLFQICIPFAIEHFKLRTTIKSLLCYWFTAVGWALGLTDFLLPRPEDNGAQENGNAEPGRQDRVQVQLGVHDQALVALPGADDPNAGILASGNSIVTEEYDTDEQSDSERYSFVLRIVLLLVVAWMTLLVFNSALIVVPTSLGRAIFNVIPFLPITHGIKCNDLYAFIIGSYIIWTAVAGVRYSIEHIRTKRVAVLLGQIWKWCAIVIKSSALLSIWIFVIPVLIGLLFELLVIVPMRVPVDESPVFLLYQDWALGLIFLKIWTRLVMLDHMMPLVDETWRVKFERVREDGFSRLQGLWVLREIVFPIIMKLLTALCVPYVLARGLFPVLGYPLVVNSAVYRFAWLGCLCFSLLCFCAKRFHVWFTNLHNSIRDDRYLVGRRLHNFGEAIEEKQNEAGTSSEVQGSNFETNGLIRYDREVDIGLRLRHVNRVDA; from the exons ATGGAGATCGCCCCGGCCCCGCCGCCGTCCGCTGACCGGGACATCACAATCGATACCGGCAAGACGTCGTCGTCTCAGGAGAACGAAGCGAGCGccgcggcggcggcggcggcgacgACGACCTTGTCTTCGTCGGCGTCGTCGGTGGCGGTCAAGTACGACgatgaggaagaggaggaggacgtGTGCCGGATCTGTAGAAACCCGGGCGACGCCGATAACCCGCTCCGGTACCCGTGCGCTTGTAGCGGAAGCATCAAATTTGTGCACCAGGATTGCCTCCTGCAGTGGCTCAATCACAGCAATGCTCGCCAATGCGAG GTTTGCAAGCATGCATTTTCCTTCTCTCCAGTTTATGCTGAGAATGCCCCTGCAAGGCTTCCTTTTCAAGAGTTTGTAGTTGGGATGGCAATGAAAACTTGCCATGTTCTGCAATTCTTTCTGCGCCTTAGTTTTGTGCTTTCTGTTTGGCTCCTCATTATACCTTTTATTACATTTTGGATATGGCGGTTGGCTTTTGTGAGGAGTTTTGGTGAAGCTCAGAGATTATTCCTTAGTCATTTATCCACTACAGTAATCCTTACCGATTGTCTACATGGGTTCCTACTTTCTGCTAGCATTGTGTTTATTTTTCTCGGGGCCACTTCTCTGAGGGATTACTTCAGGCATTTACGTGAGCTAGGAGGACAGGATGCTGACAGAGAAGATGAAGGGGAAAGAAATGGTGCCCGTGCTGCAAGGAGAGCTCCTGGACAAGCTAACAGGAACTTTGTTGGTGATGTGAATGGGGAAGATGCTGCCGGAGCACAAGGGATTGCCGGAGCAGGTCAAATGATTAGAAGGAATGCAGAAAATGTTGCTGCTCGGTGGGAGATGCAGGCAGCTCGTCTTGAAGCTCATGTGGAACAGATGTTTGATGGTCTGGATGATGCTGATGGCGCCGAGGATGTACCGTTTGATGAGCTCGTTGGCATGCAGGGACCTGTATTTCATTTGGTTGAAAATGCATTCACT GTTCTGGCCAGCaatatgatattccttggtgtagtAATCTTTGTGCCTTTCTCAATTGGTCGGATTATACTCTATCATTTGTCTTGGCTTTTCTCCACTGCTACTCGTCCGGTATTGTCAACGGTCATGCCACTCACAGAATCAGCCCTTTCCTTGGCAAATGTGACATTGAAGAATGCATTAACAGCCGTAACGAATGTATCATCTGAAAGCCAACAAAGTGGTATGGTTGGCCAGGTTGAAGAGACCCTGAAAGCAAACATGAGTGGACTAAATGAGGTAGCAAACAATATAAGTTCACCACTTTCAGCAGACTTCCTGAAAGGGGCAACACTTGGGACATCAAGGCTGTCTGATGTTACAACTCTTGCTATTGGATACATGTTTATATTCTCCCTAGTTTTCTTCTACCTTGGCATTGTTGCTTTGATTCGGTACACTAGGGGTGAGCCATTGACTTTGGGAAGGTTCTACGGTATTGCTTCTATGGCAGAGACAATTCCATCTCTCTTCAGGCAGTTCTTGGCAGCAATGAGGCATTTGATGACTATGATTAAGGTTGCATTTCTTCTAGTCATTGAACTGGGGGTATTTCCATTGATGTGTGGATGGTGGCTAGATGTTTGCACAATAAGGATGTTTGGGAAGTCCATGTCTCACAGGGTTCAATTCTTCTCAGCATCTCCCTTAGCCAGTTCACTGGTCCATTGGGTTGTTGGAATTGTATACATGCTACAAATAAGCATATTCGTCAGTCTTCTTCGAGGG GTTCTGCGTAATGGAGTTCTTTATTTCCTTAGAGATCCAGCTGATCCAAACTACAATCCCTTCCGCGATCTTATTGATGATCCGGTGCACAAACATGCTCGCAGGGTCCTGTTATCTGTTGCGGTGTATGGGAGTTTAATTGTGATGCTGGTGTTTTTACCGGTTAAACTAGCTATGCGGATGGCACCTTCCATTTTTCCTCTTGACATCTC GGTGTCGGACCCATTTACTGAAATTCCTGCGGACATGCTTCTTTTTCAAATATGCATTCCATTCGCCATTGAGCATTTCAAATTACGGACAACGATTAAATCCCTCCTCTGTTATTGGTTTACGGCAGTTGGTTGGGCACTTGGTTTAACGGATTTCTTACTTCCCAGACCTGAGGACAATGGTGCTCAGGAAAATGGAAATGCAGAGCCAGGTAGACAGGATAGAGTACAAGTTCAACTAGGGGTACATGATCAGGCTTTGGTGGCACTTCCAGGTGCTGATGATCCTAATGCGGGCATTCTTGCATCAGGGAACTCAATTGTCACAGAAGAGTATGACACAGATGAACAATCTGATTCTGA aAGGTACAGTTTTGTGCTTCGCATTGTACTCTTGTTGGTGGTGGCTTGGATGACGTTACTTGTCTTCAACTCTGCCTTAATAGTCGTACCAACCTCACTTGGAAGGGCAATTTTCAATGTCATTCCTTTTCTccctataacacatggaatcAAGTGCAATG ATTTGTATGCTTTCATCATTGGAAGCTACATAATATGGACTGCTGTGGCCGGAGTAAGATACTCAATTGAGCATATTCGAACAAAGAGGGTTGCAGTTCTGTTAGGCCAGATCTGGAAGTGGTGTGCCATTGTTATCAAGAGTTCCGCACTTTTGTCAATATGG ATTTTTGTCATTCCGGTATTGATTGGGCTGCTCTTTGAGCTTCTGGTGATCGTGCCGATGCGTGTGCCTGTTGATGAAAGCCCAGTGTTCTTGCTTTACCAGGACTGGGCATTGGGCCTTATTTTTCTCAAGATATGGACTAGACTG GTTATGTTGGATCACATGATGCCACTGGTGGATGAAACATGGCGAGTAAAGTTCGAAAGGGTGAGGGAAGACGGTTTCTCTAGGCTGCAAGGTCTTTGGGTGCTTCGCGAGATTGTATTCCCAATCATAATGAAGTTGTTGACAGCCCTGTGTGTGCCTTACGTACTTGCCAGGGGGCTATTTCCTGTTCTCGGTTACCCATTAGTGGTGAATTCAGCAGTTTATCGGTTTGCCTGGCTGGGATGCCTTTGCTTTAGCCTGTTGTGCTTTTGCGCCAAGAGATTCCATGTCTGGTTCACCAACCTTCACAACTCAATACGTGACGACCGGTATCTAGTTGGTCGTAGGCTTCATAACTTTGGAGAAGCAATCGAAGAGAAGCAAAACGAAGCAGGGACATCCTCGGAAGTGCAGGGCTCTAACTTCGAGACCAACGGGCTAATCCGGTACGACCGAGAAGTTGATATAGGACTCCGGCTAAGGCACGTTAACCGAGTTGATGCCTGA
- the LOC126622594 gene encoding uncharacterized protein LOC126622594 translates to MECVQTVSYSVVVNGEAMGYITPRRGIRQGDPLAPFLFLICAEGFSSLLHYEERVGRLRGIFVTSVVEPISHVFFADDSALFCRATEFEAYNIKYLLHRYAVGSGQFINLDKSSVHFSVGCSPGLKAQLSQVLGITHKEGFGKYLGIQSDLGASKKKVFEEVRNKLDARINGWVEQFLSVAGKEVLIKSVVAALPIYTMSCFQLPIQLAREIEHVGWRLVYNSESMLARVFKAKCYPNSSFLEALLGRGTSWGWKGILQGRKILKAGLRWKVGNERTIQVVEDHWLPIQRTFRPISPHPEMPKLVTDMVSTDGTWKRDIIERCFSVDEAPIILCMPLSQFGCSDRLIWHYTRSGIYSMKSRYLITQEMDRNGELGQQGVGQSSRVDNMASVWRNLWSLKVPPKLRHFVWRGCRNILVVRTNLQQRGIRLSTSCPFCDCEEETQCWVWLCDKYGKMEDACALMRWVICGLWRIWKCRNSVVFEKIVIDPTVAMHLFWQQWEEIVESDEELLPCKVPGQYECGMILNGHDGVGGYGWVARDFVGIFIGAGGVGKVLCDSSIMAEVEALRMVVMAAVERGFGFVLLETDSKILVDMFHGKLQPDATLEVIMWDITTIKQHLCSIEFLYTPRACNEAAHLVASYVTRVRGVHSWDELEPE, encoded by the exons ATGGAGTGTGTGCAAACTGTGTCATATAGTGTGGTTGTTAATGGCGAGGCTATGGGATATATCACACCTCGTAGAGGGATTAGACAAGGGGACCCGCTAGCACCGTTTTTATTCCTCATCTGTGCAGAGGGCTTTTCATCCTTACTTCATTATGAGGAGCGGGTAGGACGTCTTCGAGGTATATTTGTCACATCTGTTGTTGAGCCTATATCCCATGTATTTTTTGCGGATGACTCCGCGTTATTTTGTCGAGCTACGGAGTTTGAGGCATATAATATTAAATATTTGCTACATCGGTATGCTGTGGGTTCTGGCCAATTTATTAATTTGGATAAGAGTTCTGTCCATTTCAGTGTGGGTTGTTCTCCGGGGTTGAAAGCTCAATTATCACAAGTTCTGGGGATTACGCATAAGGAAGGTTTCGGGAAATATTTAGGTATACAATCTGATTTGGGGGCTTCAAAGAAAAAAGTATTTGAAGAGGTAAGAAATAAATTGGATGCAAGAATCAATGGTTGGGTGGAACAGTTTTTGTCGGTAGCCGGTAAGGAGGTGCTTATTAAGAGCGTTGTTGCGGCTTTACCTATTTATACTATGTCTTGTTTTCAATTGCCTATTCAATTGGCAAGGGAAATTGAGCAT GTGGGGTGGCGCTTGGTATACAATTCAGAATCTATGTTGGCTAGAGTTTTTAAGGCTAAGTGCTATCCTAATTCATCGTTTCTTGAAGCATTACTGGGACGAGGAACTTCATGGGGATGGAAGGGAATTTTACAAGGGAGGAAAATATTGAAGGCTGGTTTGCGCTGGAAGGTTGGTAATGAGAGGACTATTCAGGTTGTTGAGGATCATTGGTTACCTATTCAAAGAACCTTTCGACCTATTTCACCACATCCGGAGATGCCCAAGTTGGTTACCGATATGGTGTCTACTGATGGAACATGGAAACGTGACATCATTGAGAGGTGTTTTAGTGTCGATGAAGCACCAATTATTTTGTGTATGCCGTTAAGCCAGTTTGGGTGTTCTGATCGTCTTATTTGGCACTACACTCGAAGTGGAATTTATTCGATGAAATCTAGATATTTGATAACCCAGGAAATGGATAGGAATGGTGAACTTGGTCAGCAAGGAGTAGGGCAGTCTAGTAGGGTTGATAATATGGCTTCGGTATGGAGGAATCTGTGGAGTTTAAAGGTGCCTCCGAAGCTTCGTCATTTTGTATGGAGAGGATGTCGAAATATATTGGTTGTTCGTACCAACTTGCAACAAAGAGGGATTCGATTGAGTACTAGCTGCCCATTTTGTGATTGTGAAGAGGAAACCCag TGTTGGGTTTGGCTGTGTGATAAGTATGGTAAGATGGAGGATGCTTGTGCGCTTATGCGTTGGGTGATATGTGGTTTATGGAGAATATGGAAGTGTCGTAATAGTGTGGTGTTTGAGAAGATTGTGATTGACCCAACGGTTGCAATGCATCTATTTTGGCAGCAATGGGAGGAGATTGTGGAAAGTGATGAGGAGCTCCTGCCGTGCAAGGTCCCTGGGCAATATGAGTGTGGGATGATCTTGAATGG TCATGATGGTGTGGGTGGTTATGGGTGGGTAGCGAGAGATTTCGTCGGGATTTTTATAGGTGCGGGTGGTGTGGGGAAGGTTCTTTGTGATTCAAGCATCATGGCGGAAGTGGAAGCTTTGAGGATGGTGGTAATGGCTGCAGTGGAACGGGGTTTTGGCTTTGTTCTTTTGGAAACTGACTCTAAGATCCTTGTTGATATGTTTCATGGGAAGTTACAACCTGATGCAACTTTGGAAGTTATTATGTGGGATATTACTACTATTAAGCAACATTTATGTTCTATTGAGTTTCTTTACACTCCTCGTGCCTGTAATGAGGCTGCGCATCTTGTGGCATCTTATGTCACGCGTGTGAGGGGTGTACATTCTTGGGATGAGTTGGAGCCTGAGTGA
- the LOC126620890 gene encoding polyadenylate-binding protein 8-like: MAQVQQVPAQNANAAAAAAAANGGGGANQFVTTSLYVGDLDPNVTDSQLYDLFYQLGQVVSVRVCRDLSTRRSLGYGYVNFANPQDAARALDVLNFSPVNGRPIRIMYSHRDPSIRKSGSGNIFIKNLDKAIDHKALHDTFSAFGNILSCKVATDSVGQSKGYGFVQFDNEEAAQKAIEKLNGMLLNDKQVFVGPFLRKQERDSTADKSRFNNVYVKNLSESTTEEDLKKVFSEFGITTSEVVMRDGDGKSKCFGFVNFERAEDAARAVEALNGKKFDDKEWYVGKAQKKSERENELKQRFEQSMKEAADKYQGANLYVKNLDDTIADDKLQELFSPFGTITSCKVMRDPSGVSRGSGFVAFSTPEEANRALLEMNGKMIVSKPLYVALAQRKEDRRARLQAQFSQMRPVAMAPPVASRMPMYPPGGPGLGQQIFYGQGPPAIIPSQPGFGYQQQLVPGMRPGGAPMPNFFVPMVQQGQQGQRPGGRRGGSVQQNQQPVPMMQQQMLPRGRVYRYPSGRGIPDGPMPGVAGGMFSVPYDISGGGGMPIRDAALSQPTIPIGALATALANATPEQQRTMLGENLYPLVEQLEPDNAAKVTGMLLEMDQTEVLHLLESPEALKAKVAEAMDVLRNVAQQQQAGNAADQLGSLSLNENLVS; this comes from the exons ATGGCGCAAGTTCAGCAGGTCCCGGCTCAGAATGCGAACGCGGCAGCAGCGGCGGCTGCGGCGAACGGTGGCGGAGGAGCCAACCAGTTCGTGACGACGTCGCTTTACGTTGGCGATCTTGACCCCAACGTCACCGATTCGCAGCTCTACGACCTGTTCTACCAGCTGGGTCAGGTGGTTTCGGTTAGGGTTTGCAGGGACTTGTCCACCCGGAGGTCGCTTGGCTATGGCTATGTGAATTTCGCCAACCCACAAGATG CTGCTAGGGCTTTGGATGTGTTGAACTTTTCTCCTGTGAATGGAAGGCCCATTAGGATTATGTACTCTCATCGTGATCCTAGTATTCGCAAAAGTGGGTCTGGAAACATATTTATTAAG AATTTGGACAAAGCTATTGATCACAAAGCCTTGCATGATACATTTTCTGCATTTGGAAACATCCTTTCTTGCAAGGTGGCTACAGACTCCGTTGGCCAGTCAAAAGGCTATGGCTTTGTACAATTTGACAATGAAGAAGCTGCCCAAAAGGCTATAGAGAAGTTGAATGGTATGCTTTTAAACGATAAGCAAGTTTTTGTTGGTCCTTTCCTCCGGAAGCAGGAAAGGGACAGTACTGCTGACAAGTCAAGATTCAACAATGTTTATGTAAAGAATCTATCAGAGTCAACTACTGAGGAAGATTTGAAAAAAGTTTTTTCTGAATTTGGGATAACCACTAGTGAAGTTGTGATGAGGGATGGAGATGGAAAATCGAAGTGCTTTGGGTTTGTCAATTTTGAAAGGGCTGAAGATGCTGCTAGAGCTGTTGAGGCTCTGAATGGAAAGAAATTTGATGATAAGGAGTGGTATGTTGGGAAGGCCCAGAAGAAATCTGAAAGGGAAAATGAATTGAAACAACGATTTGAACAGAGTATGAAAGAGGCAGCAGACAAGTATCAAGGCGCGAACTTGTATGTTAAAAATTTGGATGATACTATAGCTGATGATAAACTTCAGGAGCTATTCTCTCCATTTGGGACTATTACCTCATGCAAG GTCATGCGAGACCCTAGTGGAGTTAGTAGGGGATCAGGTTTTGTTGCATTCTCAACTCCTGAAGAGGCAAATAGAGCT CTATTGGAGATGAATGGAAAGATGATTGTAAGCAAACCTCTGTATGTTGCACTTGCACAACGAAAAGAAGATAGAAGAGCAAGGCTACAG GCTCAGTTTTCTCAAATGCGGCCAGTTGCAATGGCACCTCCAGTTGCTTCTCGTATGCCAATGTACCCTCCTGGTGGTCCAGGTCTTGGACAACAAATATTCTATGGTCAAGGCCCACCTGCTATCATTCCCTCCCAG cCTGGATTTGGGTATCAGCAGCAGCTTGTTCCTGGTATGAGGCCTGGTGGGGCTCCAATGCCAAATTTCTTTGTGCCAATGGTTCAGCAGGGGCAGCAAGGGCAGCGTCCTGGTGGCAGACGTGGAGGTTCTGTCCAGCAAAACCAGCAACCAGTTCCCATGATGCAACAGCAG ATGCTACCAAGGGGGCGTGTCTACCGCTACCCATCTGGTCGAGGTATACCTGATGGTCCCATGCCTGGTGTTGCTGGAGGCATGTTTTCTGTTCCATATGACATCAGCGGCGGTGGTGGCATGCCTATCCGTGATGCAGCACTGTCTCAGCCAACAATTCCAATAGGGGCTTTGGCTACTGCTCTTGCAAATGCCACACCAGAGCAGCAAAGAACG ATGCTGGGTGAGAATCTTTACCCACTCGTGGAACAGCTGGAACCTGACAATGCAGCAAAGGTTACCGGCATGCTTCTGGAGATGGATCAGACTGAAGTTCTTCATTTGCTCGAGTCGCCTGAAGCTTTGAAGGCAAAGGTAGCTGAGGCTATGGATGTTCTGAGGAACGTTGCTCAGCAACAGCAAGCTGGCAATGCAGCTGATCAACTTGGCTCATTGTCACTCAATGAAAACCTTGTTTCGTGA